The stretch of DNA TGGTATTGTGCTTAActgttttcttatattctttttcattattcttaATTCACACCAAtcagtattttttcttctttttttgtatgctccttcaaagtattctctgtGCAATTTGTCCTGAGTTATTTGTCAGTTTGGACAATTATGTCTCAGAATTCTACTTCTAGCTTTGCCATATGCTTAATCTTGAGTGGTAGATTTAATCTGTCACCTAATTTAAAGTGACTATCTGGTCCTTTGGGTGTCATTAGTGAAGTCCACAACATATAAGCACTTAGGCTAAGTCATTGGTGTGAGAATCCATTCTTCTTACCTTTCTTCTTATTAATTTCAGAAGTGTTATAAAGGGCCGTGAGAACTACTATTTCTCCTGATTAagcaattatgtgtgtgttttgttatacCTGTCAGAAAGAAAAGAGTACTGTATGCCACTTTAGagattaataatatttcattttggatGAGTCAGTATATTGCTAATGAGTTTTACAGCAAGAGACTAACTTgagcaaaataaaatatcatatatatatatatatatatatatatatatatatatatatatatatattatatatatatatatacatactttaaaagcagcagaaatttaacaaaagctgttactcggagtttcacgttccctttcgtcggacagttttgctaaatttatgctgcttttaaataaagcatatatatatatatatatatatatatatatatatatatatatatataggcttaggcatggctgtggtctcaggttcagtcccacttgaacaagtgtcttctactatgaccctgggccatccaaagccttgtgaatggatctggttaGCAGGAACTGGAAAATGGCTGTCATGTGCTTgtgatgtgtgtttttgtgtatccttgtcttgacatcatgtgatggttgtaacaTGAGtattactgtcatacaagtgatgctGTTCGTTCCATGAAGAACATGTCCGGCTATGGGAAATGTTATCCTGCTTGGAgtggggttggcaacaggaagggcatactTCTGAAGGAAATCTGTCACAGTGAATTCTATATGaatcatgcaaacatggaaatgtgaatatttaataatgatgaacagaatgatgacaatatatgtttgtaccacttatatctttatatatctcaaCCTACTTGGTCATGCCTATGAATATATTCCAACTTTGCAAAGACTAGAAATGTGGAAATAAAACAGTCTTTTCTTTCTTAATGCTATCTGTACTGTCTGCTGCTGAAACTAGGATCCATCAGTACACCCATGGAAAATCCATGGATATTTCAGTTTTGTAGTTAATTATTTGCAGGAAACTGTAATGAAAGGAATTAcctggatattatatatatcctgaAATGATAGTAAGATCACTTCAAAGCCGTGTTGAACTCCACCTCAGTCACTAATGATGACATCATAATGTCTACTCCACAGCATGCTAAAATACCGGAATTGTCTCTGGAGCCAACCTTCCTGAAAGTGGTAAACTCTTTTGAACAGATCTCTTCTGGTAAAGCACCTGGCGGGGATGCTGTTCCTTCTGAAATCTACAAGCATGGCAGACAAGCTTTTTAAGAAATTGCATGACCTCTTCATAAATATTTGGATGGTAGACTGTGTACCACAGGACTTCAAGGATGCCTCAATTCAATATCTTTATAAGAAGAAAGGAAACAGAGGTGTCTGTGATAACCATTGTAGGATATCACTTTTATCTTATGCTAGTAAGATTCTTGCTCAACTCCTTCTTGACAGGATCATCAACATATCGTAAATGATATCTATCCAGAATCACATGCTGATTTCGCTCTGGTCATGGCACTATTGACATGATCTTTTCCTTTCAACAGGTCAGGGAGAAGGTACATGAGGAAAATCAAGAGTTGTTCATGACATTCATTGACCTTACTAAGGCCTTCAACACTGTCAACTGGCAAGCACTATGGAAAGTTCTGGAAAAGCTTGGTGTACCTGACAAGATGTTGAATGTTATCATCTCCTTTCATGAGAGAATGAAGGCTGCTGTCATGTCCGGAGGGGGATCTTCAGCTTCCTTTAATATTACAAATGGCACAAAGCAAGGTTGTGTTTTGGCCTCTGTTTTGTTTGCACTCTTTTCAGTGATGCTGAGTTATGCTTTTGACAACATACAAAGT from Octopus sinensis linkage group LG2, ASM634580v1, whole genome shotgun sequence encodes:
- the LOC118762220 gene encoding uncharacterized protein LOC118762220, producing the protein MIFSFQQVREKVHEENQELFMTFIDLTKAFNTVNWQALWKVLEKLGVPDKMLNVIISFHERMKAAVMSGGGSSASFNITNGTKQGCVLASVLFALFSVMLSYAFDNIQSGVKFQFRTSGDYSIISVSNSFLQFDKLDGDEQLQIAKVASSRTANSTTGYSIRKFIMSSSFGLQT